From Haloarcula hispanica ATCC 33960, the proteins below share one genomic window:
- a CDS encoding cupin domain-containing protein, whose product MNTVTIDDVPVERNPMQVHDIRKPVSRTLGTEHFAANYFELEPGDSFSGSLHRHHDQEEVFYIEQGQTTFEVGLDREEVDVSGGELIRFEPGEFQEGYNSGDERVIGWAFGAPGATHDWDAIESRAHCPECDTETTQSVALADGRFELTCTDCGNVQG is encoded by the coding sequence ATGAACACAGTAACTATCGACGACGTACCGGTCGAACGGAATCCGATGCAGGTACACGACATCCGCAAGCCTGTCTCCCGGACACTCGGGACCGAGCATTTCGCGGCAAACTACTTCGAACTCGAACCCGGCGACTCCTTCTCGGGGAGCCTCCACCGCCACCACGACCAGGAAGAGGTGTTCTACATCGAACAGGGACAGACCACCTTCGAGGTCGGCCTCGACCGTGAGGAAGTCGATGTTTCGGGCGGCGAACTGATTCGCTTCGAGCCCGGCGAGTTTCAGGAAGGGTACAACTCCGGCGACGAGCGCGTCATCGGCTGGGCCTTTGGCGCGCCCGGCGCGACCCACGACTGGGACGCCATCGAATCGAGAGCGCACTGTCCAGAGTGCGACACGGAAACCACCCAGAGCGTCGCCCTCGCCGACGGTCGGTTCGAACTGACCTGTACCGACTGCGGGAACGTCCAGGGCTAG
- a CDS encoding helix-turn-helix domain-containing protein: MKYVTLSLWMAPEVRHSMHQFVVEHDGYEASYLLRGNDIGSDLQTLLFHVDGFPPEPYRAALEQAETVREYAISTCPDETFFLYVQDSPSATGHDLVDALTRAGLVIVSPVAYHADGTVGLTLVGPGGTVQQAVETVPDGVSVDVREVGEYDSRRLDTGAALTDRQFEAVAAAVDCGYYADPREGSVDDVADELGCAPGTAAEHLRKAEAHVMADVLEQRPVPAE, from the coding sequence ATGAAATACGTCACGCTCTCGCTGTGGATGGCCCCTGAGGTCCGCCACTCGATGCACCAGTTCGTCGTTGAGCACGACGGCTACGAGGCGAGCTATCTCCTCCGGGGCAACGACATCGGTTCCGACCTCCAGACGCTGCTGTTTCATGTCGACGGCTTCCCGCCGGAGCCCTACCGGGCGGCGCTGGAACAGGCCGAAACCGTCCGGGAATATGCTATCTCGACGTGTCCCGACGAGACGTTCTTCCTCTACGTACAGGATTCGCCGTCGGCGACCGGTCACGACCTCGTCGACGCCCTCACGCGGGCCGGTCTAGTCATCGTCTCGCCGGTCGCCTACCACGCCGATGGCACGGTCGGACTCACGCTGGTCGGTCCGGGCGGGACGGTCCAGCAGGCAGTCGAGACGGTGCCAGACGGCGTCTCCGTCGACGTTCGGGAGGTGGGGGAGTACGACAGCCGACGGCTCGACACCGGGGCGGCGCTCACCGACCGGCAGTTCGAGGCTGTCGCCGCCGCTGTCGACTGCGGGTACTACGCTGACCCCCGCGAGGGGAGCGTCGACGACGTCGCCGACGAACTGGGCTGTGCCCCCGGAACTGCCGCTGAACACCTCAGGAAGGCCGAGGCTCATGTGATGGCTGACGTACTCGAACAGCGTCCCGTACCAGCGGAGTAG
- a CDS encoding NADH-quinone oxidoreductase subunit D has protein sequence MAQTVHRTDDVHPLIEPIADHVLSTERHENAPAAVIRADEVQTVLSTLRTEAGLDHCACVTAQEYADRFETIYHLRRYADPTQELSVVVPTARESPTSESAVPVYPTAAWHEREAYDLVGIEYEDHPDLRRILLPETWQGHPLSRDYNQDQPQIVSFREHERLLEDRREGPETMHLNMGPHHPSTHGVLHLNVQLDGEQVAAVDPDIGYIHRCEEQMCQQGTYRHQIMPYPDRWDWGGAGLLNEWAYARTAEDLADIEVPAYAQVIRTMGGELSRILSHMLAVATYALDVVGEFTATFQWGVRDRELVQDILEDLTGQRLMFNYLRLGGVAWDLPEPREAFFEKIRAFLDDLPHKLTEYHDMLTSNEILQLRTVDTGHLPAETAKAYGCTGPVARASGVDYDLRRDDPYGYYDELDWSVVTEQGGDNFSRLLVRLREVEESAKIIRQCVDLLEDWPEDDREIQANVPRTLRPDPDAELYRAVEAAKGELGIYIRSDGTETPARFKIRGPSFSHVQALSEMARGEYIPDLVATIGSLDTIMGEVDR, from the coding sequence ATGGCCCAGACAGTCCACCGAACCGACGATGTCCATCCGCTTATCGAGCCGATCGCCGACCACGTCCTTTCCACCGAACGCCACGAGAACGCCCCGGCTGCTGTCATCCGTGCTGACGAGGTCCAGACCGTCCTCTCAACGCTGCGAACCGAGGCCGGTCTAGACCACTGCGCCTGCGTCACAGCCCAGGAGTACGCCGACCGGTTCGAGACGATCTATCACCTGCGACGCTACGCCGACCCGACACAGGAACTCTCGGTCGTCGTCCCGACGGCCAGAGAGTCGCCGACCAGCGAGTCAGCCGTGCCCGTGTATCCGACGGCAGCGTGGCACGAGCGGGAGGCGTACGATTTGGTCGGTATCGAGTACGAAGACCACCCCGACCTCCGGCGGATTCTCCTGCCCGAGACCTGGCAGGGCCACCCACTGAGCCGGGACTACAATCAGGACCAGCCACAGATCGTCTCCTTCCGGGAGCACGAGCGCCTGCTCGAAGACCGCCGTGAGGGGCCGGAGACGATGCACCTCAACATGGGGCCACACCATCCCTCGACGCACGGCGTTCTCCACCTGAACGTCCAGCTTGACGGCGAGCAGGTGGCGGCCGTCGACCCCGACATCGGCTACATCCACCGCTGTGAGGAGCAGATGTGCCAGCAAGGGACCTACCGCCACCAGATCATGCCCTACCCGGACCGTTGGGACTGGGGCGGGGCCGGGCTGTTGAACGAGTGGGCCTACGCCCGCACGGCCGAAGACCTCGCCGACATCGAGGTGCCGGCGTATGCCCAGGTCATCCGGACGATGGGCGGCGAACTCTCGCGAATTCTCTCGCACATGCTCGCGGTCGCGACCTACGCGCTGGACGTGGTCGGGGAGTTCACCGCCACCTTCCAGTGGGGGGTCCGGGACCGCGAACTCGTGCAGGACATCCTCGAGGACCTCACCGGCCAGCGGCTGATGTTCAACTACCTGCGGCTGGGCGGCGTCGCCTGGGACCTGCCCGAGCCTCGCGAGGCGTTCTTCGAGAAGATACGCGCGTTCCTCGACGACCTGCCGCACAAGCTCACGGAGTACCACGACATGCTCACCAGCAACGAAATCCTCCAACTGCGAACGGTTGACACGGGCCACCTCCCGGCCGAGACCGCGAAGGCCTATGGCTGTACCGGGCCGGTCGCCCGAGCCTCCGGCGTCGACTACGACCTCCGGCGGGACGACCCCTACGGCTACTACGACGAACTCGACTGGTCGGTCGTCACCGAGCAGGGCGGCGACAACTTCTCGCGCCTGCTCGTGCGCCTGCGCGAGGTAGAGGAGTCCGCGAAGATTATCCGCCAGTGCGTCGACCTACTGGAGGATTGGCCCGAGGACGACCGCGAGATTCAGGCCAACGTCCCCCGCACGCTCCGGCCCGACCCCGACGCCGAACTCTACCGCGCCGTCGAGGCCGCGAAGGGCGAACTCGGCATCTACATCCGTTCGGACGGGACGGAGACGCCAGCCCGGTTCAAGATCCGCGGCCCCTCCTTCTCGCACGTCCAGGCACTGTCCGAGATGGCACGCGGCGAGTACATCCCCGACCTCGTGGCGACGATCGGTAGTCTGGACACTATCATGGGCGAGGTCGACCGGTAG
- a CDS encoding lipoate--protein ligase family protein — translation MSLADLEWRVIGEETRPGPMTMALEAAAAETVAAGGPATVRVYTWPDTLSLGYGQDPDTIDWAFCEREDIGVTRRPTGGGAIYHDSVADISYGIIAPADAVPGDLMACYEQFCEPVLDAFERMGVDASFADDERSAVHQPACYLRQLHPAHDIVGPDGRKLSGNAQYRQKDAVIQHGSLSVSLRPDRHCGCFTADPDSERFTERVGAIDEYADIDRAEAVETLRSTLAEWVDATEGSWTDDELLRAREHARDKFDADEWIRRSP, via the coding sequence ATGTCACTGGCCGACCTGGAGTGGCGCGTCATCGGCGAGGAAACACGACCCGGACCGATGACGATGGCACTGGAAGCGGCCGCTGCCGAAACCGTCGCGGCTGGCGGTCCGGCAACGGTGCGGGTGTACACCTGGCCCGATACGCTGTCGCTGGGCTACGGACAGGACCCAGACACGATCGACTGGGCGTTCTGCGAGCGCGAGGATATTGGGGTAACACGACGACCCACCGGTGGCGGCGCAATTTATCACGACAGCGTGGCGGACATCTCGTACGGCATCATCGCGCCGGCCGACGCCGTGCCGGGCGATCTGATGGCGTGTTACGAGCAGTTCTGTGAGCCCGTTTTGGACGCGTTCGAGCGCATGGGCGTCGACGCGTCGTTTGCCGACGACGAGCGGTCGGCGGTCCACCAGCCGGCCTGTTACCTGCGACAGCTCCATCCGGCCCACGATATCGTCGGCCCCGACGGCCGCAAACTCAGCGGGAACGCGCAGTACCGCCAGAAGGACGCCGTCATCCAGCACGGTTCCCTGTCCGTCTCGCTGCGCCCCGACCGCCACTGCGGCTGTTTCACCGCCGACCCCGACTCGGAGCGGTTCACCGAACGTGTCGGGGCGATAGACGAATACGCCGATATCGACCGCGCCGAAGCCGTCGAGACGCTCCGCTCGACGCTGGCCGAGTGGGTCGACGCGACCGAGGGCTCGTGGACGGATGACGAACTCTTACGCGCACGCGAGCACGCGAGGGATAAATTCGACGCAGACGAGTGGATTCGCCGGTCGCCCTGA
- a CDS encoding acyl-CoA thioesterase, with amino-acid sequence MSFEYTTEVEVRYTDIDTYGHVNNATYATYFEEARIDYLHDVVDCGEALLSGSESGTGMVIANLEIDYIQPVRISDSVAVAVRVPRLGGKSFPFEYEVRTEDGVAATGETTVVTYDRDTESSRPIPEDWREAITEFEGL; translated from the coding sequence ATGAGCTTCGAGTACACGACGGAAGTCGAGGTCCGGTACACGGACATCGACACGTACGGCCACGTCAACAACGCGACGTACGCGACCTACTTCGAGGAGGCTCGCATCGACTACCTGCACGACGTGGTCGACTGTGGCGAAGCGCTGCTCTCGGGCAGCGAGTCGGGCACCGGCATGGTCATCGCGAACCTCGAAATCGATTACATCCAGCCGGTCCGGATCAGTGACTCCGTCGCCGTTGCCGTCCGGGTGCCCCGTCTGGGCGGGAAGAGCTTCCCCTTCGAGTACGAGGTCCGGACCGAGGACGGTGTGGCTGCGACCGGGGAAACGACTGTCGTCACGTACGATCGCGACACGGAATCCTCGCGTCCGATCCCCGAAGACTGGCGGGAGGCGATCACGGAGTTCGAGGGGCTGTAG
- the msrA gene encoding peptide-methionine (S)-S-oxide reductase MsrA, which yields MTEQATFAGGCFWCTESVFKQVDGVTDVVSGYAGGHVADPSYEAVCRGETGHAECVQLTFDPDEVSYEDLLAVHFTTHTPTTKDREGNDVGTQYRSAVFYHDEAQRETVEALIEEIEPGYDSDIVTEVEPLETFYPAEKYHQDYFEKNPDQSYCQLTIPPKIEKLKEKHAELLA from the coding sequence ATGACTGAACAAGCGACATTCGCGGGCGGTTGCTTCTGGTGTACGGAATCGGTGTTCAAGCAGGTCGACGGCGTGACCGATGTGGTCTCGGGCTACGCCGGCGGCCACGTCGCCGACCCCAGCTACGAGGCGGTCTGCCGCGGGGAAACGGGCCACGCCGAGTGCGTCCAGCTCACTTTCGATCCGGACGAGGTGAGCTACGAGGACCTGCTCGCGGTCCACTTCACGACGCACACCCCGACGACGAAAGACCGGGAGGGCAACGACGTCGGCACGCAGTACCGCTCGGCCGTGTTCTACCACGACGAGGCCCAGCGCGAAACCGTCGAAGCCCTCATCGAGGAGATAGAGCCGGGCTACGACAGCGACATCGTCACCGAAGTCGAGCCGCTGGAGACGTTCTATCCCGCGGAAAAGTACCATCAAGACTACTTCGAGAAGAATCCGGACCAGAGTTACTGTCAGTTGACCATCCCGCCGAAAATCGAGAAGCTCAAAGAGAAACACGCGGAACTGCTGGCATGA